Within the Plasmodium sp. gorilla clade G2 genome assembly, contig: PADLG01_00_35, whole genome shotgun sequence genome, the region AtgattacttttttttacaaCCTCTTTACTAGCaacatcatttatataaatatataaatgtaacaaaaataatgaaagagtaatatttataaagcttttcattttttataattaatgaatattaaaatttttaatcaaaaacaaaataagaaaattattatatatgtttatttaatattatttaattatgaaaatttttattaattaaaaaatgtcaaaaaaaaaaatatattaattaaaagttatttttattttttacaacattaattaatatatataatataaaaaaaaaaaaaaaaaaaaaaaaaaaaaaactaatttttaattcagtatcttgttttttattttttaattaattctattactttctttaaaaatgtttcttttaatttaatttccTTTTATCGTtcctaaaaataaaatggattTAGACGTAATAATGTGTGCAAATaaaattttccttttttctccaaaagaaataatttaataccattactttcatttaaaaaaaacaaaattattgtttttttttttctttttttaattattatcattataataatattaaaaaaaaaaaaaaaaaaaaaaattttttttttttaaatggcTAATAGAAAtgtctttattatatttaaaaaaatttgttcattttaaaatatatataaatatttacttaaaataatttaatattgattatacaacatatttcatttaaattatataaaaaaataatactaaaaaatgcattaatttaaaaaaaaaagaaaaacatatatatatacaataatacaattatatCTTTGTATTAAATTTTGAATTGAAATTTGGTCATTTTAATCTATActacaaatattaaaatagtCTACTAAAactacataataaaaaaaatttaaataaatataaatgattttattttataattaattttttttttttttttttaatatattataaaatataaattatggaACTTTAAACACTTTGGTTATTatactatataaatatttttataaaaaaaaaaataatttttacaacttatatttatttatggaagggtaaaaattttttatataaaagtaatatttcattttatatactcaaaaatatatagtggATAAATGtgcaaattataaaaaaaatatatatattttttttttctccaacattatatatatatatatttacatgtaATAACCTGactaatttatttttccttAAAAGTAGTTTCATAAgagaaattttatattttatacatttttgaagaaaaaaaaaattatatatgatttcatataatttattaactaaataattaatttttttttttttttttttttttttttttttttattttattatttttttttttaactatttatatgttttggAAAAATATTACTATATCTTTTGCTATTCCTTTTATTGTACTTACAACCTGAATAACACCATCATATGCATTAATCATAACACTTACAATAGTTTGAGatacttttttaaatttttttgtagatatatatgttataaaagatgatttgtttttgtttttatttgatgAATCCTTTTCATCATCTTTTCTTGATAATCCTTCAAAatctatattatcatcatcatcttcttcatcattgTCATCATCTTGTATACTTTCTTCTACATGTTTTGAATGATCTACTACTGgtgtttcctttttatttgattCATTTTCTTGTACTATTTTAATTTGAACAATATCTGGTTTAGTAGATTCACCTCCAGATGGTTTAGGAGtaactttttcattttcatttaatgtaGGTTCAACGGGTTCTTGTGAAATTGCCTTTTCTTCAACAACACTaagttcattatttttttcttttggttTTATAGattcaatattttcattgtTATTTGATTGTGATGGTACTTCAATTTCAACTTTTTCTGGAACAACTTCTTCAACCTCTACCATTTCATGttgtacatttttatttttatcttcttcTGGATGTAATTTTTCGACTTCTACTATTTCATTTTGTACATTTCCATTTTTACCatgttcattattttcttgaacttctttatctttatttggTTCAGGAAAAACTTCGTCAATTTCAAGAACTTCTAGATTAGTGACTGCATTTTCATGTGGCTCTGAAGGAATTTCTTcaacttttaatatttctgaATCAACATTGTTATGTTCTAAATCCAATTGTTCAGTTTGAACCTCTTCAAATTCATCCTCATCTACTGGAATGTCTTCAAATTCATGTTCAGGTtctattttttcaatttctATTATTTCAGGATGAACTACTTCACTTTCATCTTTTTTCACGGGTATTTCTTCGACTGATTCTTGTGGATTTTGTTCTTCTTCAACAACTTCAGATACATTTGCTTTTTCTTCTACTTCAGGATCAACATTTCCatgtttattttcttctgaAGGAACTTTTTCAATTTTGACAAATGTTGGTTCAACTGGTTCTTGTGGACTTGGTTGTGAATTAACAACATTAGGTTCAATTATTTGAAGGTCTACAATTTTAGGTTGAAAATCCACCTTTTCGAATTCCTCAAATGGTTTTGAAGGAACTGGTACAGCTTCGTTTTCAGCTGGTTCCTTATTACTTTGTTCAGATACAATTTGAACATGTTCAGCTGGCTCGTTATTACTTTGTTCCGATACAATTTCTACATGTTCAGCTGGTTCAGATACACTTTTTTCTGATTCAATAAATTCgttttcatttaattcagAGTCATTTTTTTCAGATGAAAATTCTTCATGATGAACTTTTTCAAATCCAACTTCTTCATTATCAACTAATTTACTTTCATCTGATTCTTGATTATTTTGTTCAGGTACAATTTCTTCCTGATGAGCTTCTTCATTACTACTTTCTTCATATTCAGATTCTTCAGGTTTGCTTTCTTCAGATACAACTTCTTCATGTTCAGCAGGTTCAGATACACTTTTGTCAGATTCAACaaattcattttcatttagtTCAGCGTTACCTTTTTCAGATGAAAATTCATGATGAGCTTCTTCAAAAACATCTTCATTATCAACTAATTTACTTTCACCTGATTCTtgattattttgttcatctAAAATTTCTTCCTGATGAACTTCTTCATGATTTTTTCCTTCATTTTCAGCTGGTTCAGGTTCTCTTTTTTCCGATTCAACaaattcattttcatttaattcagaatcatttttttctgcTGAAAATTCATGACGAGCTCCTTCAAAAGCACCTTCTCCATTATCAACTAATTTACTTTCAACTGATTCTtgattattttgttcatttaaaATTTCTTCCTCATTAACTTCTTCatgattattttcttctttttcagcTGGTTCAGGGTTGCTTTCTTCAGATACAGATTCTTCATTTTCCACAGTTTCGTGGACACTTTTTTCAGATACAACTTCTTTATGTTCAGGTTCACTTGTTTTTACTTCAAACGATTCGTGATTTAAATGTTTAGGAGAAGATACATCAACTAGTTTTTCGTCTTTTTCAACATTTTCAGGAAGAACACTTTCTAAATCTATATTCTTAGGTTCAAACGATTCAATATTAGGTTTCTCTTTTAGTTTCTAATAGGTGATCATTTATGTTATTTTCTTGTAATACATTTACATTATGTTGTAATTCATCGATGTGTTCCTTTTGATTATCAAGTTTGTCTATTGTATTCTCTTTTGGTAGTACATGTTCATGCACATGATTTATTTCTgattcattttgttttatattttctaatatattcTGATTTGGTAAAATATCTTCATTTGTTGGTTCTTTTAAATCTACCGAagatatatgataatttgaTTTTTCTTCAACCTTTTGCTTTTGATTATGCAATTGTTCTTGATCATTTGATACTTGTTCAGGTTGATTTAATATTTGATCTATTGAATAATTTGGTACTGATAAATTTTCATGAACATGTGACTCATTTCCTATTTCTTCATCTTTTAAACGTTCTGAGTTATCATGTTCATGTAAATCCAATTGatcttctaatttttttgaatttatatttaaagttTCATCGAATGACTGTGGTTTCGAATTTTCTTGATTAATATTTACAGAAACACTTTCATGAAATgtgtttttttcattatgatTGTCTACATTTTTATGCTCTTGTTTAGGAAAAGGTTCTGAATTTTCTTCActataatcattatatatttgtgtagGAAGGGGCTCTAAAGGTTCCtcattttcttcttgttGTAGGCCTTTATGTTTTTGATTAGGAAAAGGTTCTGTTGAAATTGTCTCATTTTCTAAATTATCTTGTGAAGAATTTTCAAGTAATTCTAAATCTGATGAGGTTTCAAAATGACTTTCTcttttatttgatttattatCTCCTGAAATTATATCACTGGATTTATCTTTTGaatcattatcatttaaatctttattatcttttgATGATTCAGGATTTAACTCAGAATGAATTTGacctttattattttcttgaaTAAAAATAGTTTCTTTAGGGCTATCATCTATATGTAATCCACTATGACCATTTTCTGAAACAAGTGATTTTTCGCTTTGTTCTAAAACATCTTCAAAGTTTTTATTAAGTTGATCATTCGACCCTCTTATAATTTTACCTTTCTTATCTGATCGGAGGTTTATATTACTTACAACATTACCCCTTAATTTAGGACCAGAAATTCGTTTATTTCTATTGTCATTTGTGTTAGTCTTTCCACTTATTtccaatataaataaattaagtgTAACTAAGTAAATGGTAATATGGAAAAGGTTTCTCATTttgatatttaaaaaatatgttcaaaatgataatactattataattgtttaatgaaataagaagaaaacaaaatattattaagtgGAAATTGTAAAGTATAAAGCGTCttcaataaatattatatatatatttatatctttttgtttatttatttatttaacaaATTATACTATTCAAGAATTAActtccaaaaaaaatatgttaagaAAATTATGGAGaattatattcaaaatttaaaaatgtattattctATTAAAacagaaaatattt harbors:
- a CDS encoding glutamate-rich protein, putative, with translation MRNLFHITIYLVTLNLFILEISGKTNTNDNRNKRISGPKLRGNVVSNINLRSDKKGKIIRGSNDQLNKNFEDVLEQSEKSLVSENGHSGLHIDDSPKETIFIQENNKGQIHSELNPESSKDNKDLNDNDSKDKSSDIISGDNKSNKRESHFETSSDLELLENSSQDNLENETISTEPFPNQKHKGLQQEENEEPLEPLPTQIYNDYSEENSEPFPKQEHKNVDNHNEKNTFHESVSVNINQENSKPQSFDETLNINSKKLEDQLDLHEHDNSERLKDEEIGNESHVHENLSVPNYSIDQILNQPEQVSNDQEQLHNQKQKVEEKSNYHISSVDLKEPTNEDILPNQNILENIKQNESEINHVHEHVLPKENTIDKLDNQKEHIDELQHNKLKEKPNIESFEPKNIDLESVLPENVEKDEKLVDVSSPKHLNHESFEVKTSEPEHKEVVSEKSVHETVENEESVSEESNPEPAEKEENNHEEVNEEEILNEQNNQESVESKLVDNGEGAFEGARHEFSAEKNDSELNENEFVESEKREPEPAENEGKNHEEVHQEEILDEQNNQESGESKLVDNEDVFEEAHHEFSSEKGNAELNENEFVESDKSVSEPAEHEEVVSEESKPEESEYEESSNEEAHQEEIVPEQNNQESDESKLVDNEEVGFEKVHHEEFSSEKNDSELNENEFIESEKSVSEPAEHVEIVSEQSNNEPAEHVQIVSEQSNKEPAENEAVPVPSKPFEEFEKVDFQPKIVDLQIIEPNVVNSQPSPQEPVEPTFVKIEKVPSEENKHGNVDPEVEEKANVSEVVEEEQNPQESVEEIPVKKDESEVVHPEIIEIEKIEPEHEFEDIPVDEDEFEEVQTEQLDLEHNNVDSEILKVEEIPSEPHENAVTNLEVLEIDEVFPEPNKDKEVQENNEHGKNGNVQNEIVEVEKLHPEEDKNKNVQHEMVEVEEVVPEKVEIEVPSQSNNNENIESIKPKEKNNELSVVEEKAISQEPVEPTLNENEKVTPKPSGGESTKPDIVQIKIVQENESNKKETPVVDHSKHVEESIQDDDNDEEDDDDNIDFEGLSRKDDEKDSSNKNKNKSSFITYISTKKFKKVSQTIVSVMINAYDGVIQVVSTIKGIAKDIVIFFQNI